A region of Acidobacteriota bacterium DNA encodes the following proteins:
- a CDS encoding type II toxin-antitoxin system VapB family antitoxin, translating to MALNIRNTETERLATRLAKLTGESKTAAVTKALRDRLAKVTRDRHGRRLADELDEIATQCARRRVRDSRTADEILGYDDSGLPG from the coding sequence AACACCGAGACGGAGCGCCTGGCGACCCGCTTGGCAAAGCTGACTGGCGAAAGCAAGACCGCGGCGGTCACCAAGGCCCTGCGCGACCGGCTGGCCAAGGTCACCCGCGACCGGCACGGCCGCCGGCTCGCCGACGAACTGGACGAGATCGCCACGCAGTGTGCGCGCCGGCGAGTGCGCGACTCCCGAACGGCCGACGAGATTCTGGGATACGACGACTCGGGGCTGCCTGGCTGA